One segment of Aquimarina sp. BL5 DNA contains the following:
- a CDS encoding metallophosphoesterase: MIKSKICVVLALLVVIITFNSCDKRTKEKPITLENVEAVKDSVLFSFSFVGCNRVQYGDWHNDSATNASTANLSVLKRIFEDVTSLEQKPSLFFFLGDLVLAESDTINLDAQLKAWVKLYEDKAFSTISGSGIELVAVPGNHEMLFYNTNDDKEYPLAGSTPVWMKYMKPYMPADRNHITGKDSLVNQMTFSFARNNVGFVVMNTDTYNPPTKENPYGFEGLIPIQWIVEQIKQYKKNPDIDHIFVLGHKPYYVDGKPETGHKGFPEGPALWSELHKNEVVAMLSAHVHDYQRMQPNGAGTYQIIAGNGGSKGPAAFFGYSTIHIMSNGEVQFFSRGFDKGSPYYQNVPANTMKVQDSTMLTWSKNANPYKSN, encoded by the coding sequence ATGATAAAATCCAAAATATGTGTTGTTTTAGCATTACTAGTCGTTATTATTACTTTTAATAGCTGTGATAAACGTACCAAAGAAAAGCCAATTACTTTAGAAAATGTTGAAGCTGTAAAAGATTCTGTACTATTCAGTTTTTCTTTTGTAGGTTGTAATAGAGTCCAATACGGAGATTGGCATAACGATAGTGCTACCAATGCTTCTACCGCTAATCTTTCGGTATTAAAAAGGATATTTGAAGATGTGACCAGTCTGGAACAAAAACCCTCTTTGTTTTTCTTTTTAGGCGATTTAGTACTTGCAGAATCAGATACGATCAATTTAGATGCACAATTAAAGGCTTGGGTAAAATTATATGAAGACAAAGCCTTTAGTACCATTAGTGGTTCTGGAATAGAGCTTGTTGCTGTTCCTGGAAATCATGAAATGTTATTTTATAATACCAATGATGATAAAGAATACCCTCTAGCGGGTTCTACTCCTGTTTGGATGAAATACATGAAACCATATATGCCAGCTGATCGGAACCATATCACGGGGAAGGATAGTTTAGTGAATCAGATGACTTTTTCTTTTGCTCGTAATAATGTAGGTTTTGTAGTAATGAATACAGATACTTATAATCCACCAACTAAGGAAAATCCTTATGGATTTGAAGGCCTAATACCTATACAATGGATTGTTGAACAAATTAAGCAATACAAAAAGAATCCAGATATAGACCATATTTTTGTTTTAGGGCATAAGCCTTATTATGTGGACGGTAAACCAGAAACCGGACATAAGGGGTTTCCTGAAGGTCCAGCGCTTTGGTCGGAACTTCACAAAAATGAAGTTGTAGCTATGCTATCTGCTCATGTTCATGATTACCAGCGTATGCAACCAAACGGCGCAGGTACTTATCAGATCATTGCAGGAAATGGTGGAAGCAAAGGACCAGCTGCCTTTTTTGGTTATAGTACGATTCATATTATGAGTAATGGAGAAGTACAATTTTTTTCTAGAGGTTTTGATAAAGGGAGTCCTTACTATCAGAATGTACCAGCTAATACTATGAAAGTACAAGATAGTACTATGTTAACTTGGTCTAAGAATGCTAATCCTTATAAATCAAATTAA